One Plasmodium cynomolgi strain B DNA, chromosome 12, whole genome shotgun sequence genomic region harbors:
- a CDS encoding hypothetical protein (putative) — MENYEKLFESMKLEDDNAYEIIKKCDEKKLKKILYKSIHDPNVMPSYSTFNLRGKRYNISNVSGESIKKIEKQKKVKELQISYEKKLLKKGEKNQMIPSLNEIKKVNPTLLTPTLITYMIMLWRLFIPNLCQ; from the exons atggagaattaCGAAAAGCTATTCGAAAGCATGAAGCTGGAAGATGACAACGCatatgaaataataaaaaaatgtgatgaaaaaaaattaaaaaaaattctgtacaAATCGATACATGACCCCAACGTAATGCCAAGTTATTCGACCTTCAATTTGAGGGGAAAACGATACAACATATCTAACGTGTCTGGGGAGTCcatcaaaaaaatagagaaacaaaaaaaagtgaaagaattacaaataagctatgaaaaaaaactcctaaaaaaaggagaaaaaaatcaaatgaTACCTtcattaaatgaaataaaaaaagttaacccAACTTTAttaaca CCGACGTTGATTACATATATGATAATGCTGTGGAGGTTATTCATTCCAAACCTGTgccagtaa
- a CDS encoding hypothetical protein (putative) codes for MRPLNDNETMLVFKKLSKYVGNNLLSMLSYNNEEYVLRLHRSSVYFVRAELAKQAEAIINKNSLISLGICLGKFTKANNFFIKITSLSFLNEFCIHKIWLKESGEKNFLFGNNVLKSHLLKVSDNIKKGDGIMVLSMNDSPIGFGISIRNTQDIKILNVTDIVLIHQGDVGEYLRSESTI; via the exons atgaggCCCCTCAATGATAACGAGACGATGCTGGTGTTTAAGAAGCTGTCGAAATA CGTCGGAAATAACCTGTTGAGCATGCTGTCCTACAACAACGAGGAGTACGTATTAAGGTTGCACAGGTCAAGCGTCTACTTTGTTCG AGCTGAACTGGCCAAACAAGCAGAGgcaataataaataaaaattcattg ATATCCCTCGGAATATGCCTCGGGAAATTCACCAAAGCGAATaactttttcataaaaattacatccctgtcatttttaaatgaattttGTATTCACAAAATTTGGCTGAAGGAATCTGGGGAGAAGAACTTTTTATTTGGCAATAACGTATTGAAG AGTCATCTGCTAAAAGTTAGcgataatataaaaaagggagacgGAATTATGGTCCTCTCGATGAACGACAGCCCTATAGGCTTTGGCATATCCATAAGGAACACCCAGGacatcaaaattttaaacgtAACTGATATTGTTCTGATTCACCAG GGGGACGTGGGTGAGTACTTAAGGAGCGAATCAACCATATAA
- a CDS encoding rhoptry protein (putative), whose product MHQANKEEGSQAAAAKLDFPESASDDHISVDEENVWGEDINIADDDLLLLGDGGKGEVEAKPPGGTSSGDGLMEGTSMVEHSEDVKDRHIVGDGECQIEDPPEEGDNKTGERNQEGGVLNCIEEAHNKEQNEKKQIHHTGEQVNDIGSPYMNLHGEEEFMGNSGKGAIEEGPFSPLSHGSNVTEEECPPGRTNQKCVNYGAEKMGMVKMDQFVDEKGENGLNSAGDENVGGNVQKGRCRSGLLPDQTTPLNGSMEQSGAPAASAALGASAALGESATLGASAASAPYGGSSQLCEEQPDDGTTDGGNINAEVATITQLKKQCEILKKKVKEYERRNEQQTSEQNELLEKLKTYEKNCNQVNKENMENKENYEQIKTYCNQMSSKCDEYEKKVQQMQGEMEQNKNVSKQKEEEMMEHITKIETEMERKNQTIQEMKNIIEKYKREINQSEYNRKQKEEEKRNDQLMYKKAVDQLEQKITQLENQLSNMQEENSQLRNKNKELNDEYTYLKIKEEKNEQNISNLRSNLQMNEKDSFVKYERIQEQNNQIEHLLMENKKNLKDIEFLRSEKGKVENENEILKKDLLYVQEKLKSIEKYSYDIYEMKNYVETVVEKNKSLMEQLELEKNQKEELKEKIKAFLTEMNNSAICLKSYKMKCSFFVDVLRKCEARMGLLRRKLKGYESVESFYARWSVHPALGLALREGASDSADKVGDRHAGKVDDDYGEDNPGEDHTNRTKQTILLREELQMEIRKAEEVTEKLRKLQNTVKDKNLLINEKNYKLNKYKLLNKNLKNTIVGYQNSMNVMKENIHNLEKKIAMKEVKNIVVPPKVTVHVSKLASFENNLKNELKGLIGNSSTFLESTFKYINENPIKKNLQNKAFFSSVTEKKIDDGEKRGGTVKEASSSSVSNTEGAIPNLVNTGIGTASPGDGSLADVTGFAKNFIYTNMNRIPNFISDQNGKNSSAQLGVAARSESPHPSGDAVVWKNDGATIEGKLAEGKLAEGKLAEGKLAEGKLAEGKLAEERHAEGHQVGPSRIEDKHVEPNQVEHPKSDAKVDAKAGAKADAKADAKADAKADAKADGNNKYLDLFMGKKNLNKVSSPSDILNVQHVSQFYVNTENKIKDLFDMNKKKESPKIKEKEESQKSFHSSENAFFPMHLFGGSKVKEALPTRLGDAKNESELSCSPTFRENSNKYDFAGCKKKSLNSLYYDNNPAAEGNTKEEAKEETIEEAKEETKEEAKEMDKRQEKLHPNSSDEDAQINDDVWNEKIDFENFDVEEL is encoded by the exons ATGCATCAAGCGAACAAGGAGGAGGGGAGCCAAGCAGCCGCCGCAAAGTTAGATTTTCCGGAGAGCGCATCGGATGACCACATCAGCGTAGACGAGGAAAATGTGTGGGGTGAGGATATAAATATTGCAGACGATGACCTCCTTTTATTAGGCGATGGTGgaaagggagaagtggaGGCGAAGCCACCCGGTGGAACCAGTTCAG GGGATGGGCTTATGGAGGGCACCTCCATGGTGGAACACAGTGAAGACGTAAAGGATCGACACATCGTGGGGGACGGAGAATGTCAAATTGAAGACCCCCCGGAAGAAGGGGATAATAAAACGGGAGAGAGGAATCAGGAGGGGGGGGTCTTAAATTGTATCGAAGAAGCGCATAACAAGGAACAgaatgagaagaagcagatCCATCATACGGGTGAGCAAGTGAACGACATAGGCTCTCCATATATGAACCTGCatggtgaagaagaatttaTGGGCAATTCAGGGAAAGGGGCAATTGAGGAGGGacccttttctcccctctcTCATGGATCAAACGTTACGGAGGAGGAATGTCCCCCAGGTCGAACCAACCAGAAATGTGTGAATTAtggtgcagaaaaaatgggtatGGTCAAAATGGATCAATTTGTTGACGAAAAGGGTGAAAATGGCCTGAACAGTGCAGGTGATGAAAATGTGGGAGGAAACGTCCAAAAGGGGAGATGCAGATCGGGTTTGTTACCTGATCAGACTACCCCCCTGAATGGGTCGATGGAGCAAAGTGGGGCACCTGCGGCATCTGCGGCATTGGGGGCATCTGCGGCATTGGGGGAATCTGCAACATTGGGGGCATCTGCGGCATCTGCGCCATATGGAGGATCCTCCCAACTGTGTGAAGAACAACCCGATGATGGCACAACAGACGGTGGAAACATAAACGCAGAAGTAGCCACCATCACGCAGCTAAAGAAGCAgtgtgaaattttaaaaaaaaaagtaaaggaaTATGAAAGAAGGAATGAACAACAAAcaagtgaacaaaatgaactgcTGGAAAAACTGAAGACCTACGAGAAAAATTGCAACCAAGTgaataaggaaaatatggaaaacaaagaaaattatgagcAAATTAAAACGTATTGTAATCAAATGAGCAGCAAATGCGATGAGTATGAGAAGAAGGTACAACAGATGCAAGGAGAgatggaacaaaataaaaatgtgagtaaacagaaggaagaagaaatgatgGAACATATCACCAAGATAGAAACAGAGATGGAGAGGAAAAATCAAACCATacaggaaatgaaaaatataattgaaaaatacaaaagggAGATAAACCAATCGGAATATAACCGTAagcagaaggaagaagaaaaacggaATGACCAActtatgtataaaaaagcAGTAGACCaattggaacaaaaaattacccAATTGGAAAATCAACTAAGTAATATGCAGGAAGAAAATTCACAGTtgagaaacaaaaacaaagaacTGAACGATGAATATACCTAcctgaaaataaaagaagaaaaaaatgaacaaaatatttccaatttAAGGTCCAACTTACAGATGAACGAAAAAGACAGTTTTGTTAAATATGAAAGGATTCAAGAACAGAACAATCAAATTGAGCACCTActtatggaaaataaaaaaaatttgaaagataTAGAATTTCTGAGGAgtgaaaaaggcaaagttgaaaatgaaaatgaaattttgaaaaaagatcTGCTGTACGTACaggagaaattaaaaagtatcGAAAAATACAGCTACGATATTtacgaaatgaaaaactaTGTGGAGACTGTTGtcgagaaaaataaaagtctTATGGAACAGCTGGAGTTGGAGAAGAATCAGAAGGAAGAActgaaagagaaaataaaagcgttCCTTACCGAAATGAATAATTCTGCAATATGTCTCAAATCgtacaaaatgaagtgtTCCTTCTTTGTTGACGTTCTGAGGAAGTGTGAAGCCAGGATGGGTCTGCTTCGGAGGAAGCTCAAGGGTTACGAGTCGGTGGAGAGTTTCTATGCCAGATGGAGCGTGCATCCCGCGTTGGGCCTAGCCCTGCGGGAGGGAGCAAGTGACTCTGCGGACAAGGTGGGTGACCGCCATGCAGGCAAGGTGGATGATGACTACGGTGAAGACAACCCGGGGGAGGACCACACAAATCGCACAAAACAGACCATCCTCCTGAGGGAGGAACTCCAAATGGAGATAAGAAAGGCAGAAGAAGTGACAGAAAAATTGCGGAAACTACAAAACACAgtgaaggacaaaaatttactcataaatgaaaaaaactacaaaCTGAACAAATACAAGCTCCTAAACAAAAATCTGAAAAATACCATCGTAGGGTACCAAAATAGCATGAACGtaatgaaggaaaatatacataacttagaaaaaaaaatcgccatgaaggaagtgaaaaatatagTGGTACCACCAAAGGTCACTGTGCATGTGTCAAAATTGGCttcttttgaaaataatttaaaaaatgagcttaAGGGGCTTATTGGAAATTCTTCCACCTTTTTAGAAAGCACATTTAagtatataaatgaaaatccGATTAAAAAGAACCTCCAGAATAAAGCCTTCTTTTCGTCCGTaacggagaagaaaattGACGACGGGGAGAAGAGGGGGGGAACAGTTAAGGAGGCCTCCTCAAGTAGTGTGTCCAACACGGAAGGGGCAATACCCAATTTGGTTAATACCGGCATAGGAACCGCCAGCCCAGGCGATGGAAGCCTCGCGGATGTCACCGGATTtgccaaaaattttatttacactaATATGAATCGAATCCCCAATTTCATCTCCGATCAGAACGGTAAAAACAGTTCCGCGCAGTTGGGCGTGGCGGCGAGAAGCGAGTCGCCCCACCCGAGCGGAGACGCGGTCGTTTGGAAGAATGATGGAGCAACGATAGAGGGAAAGCTAGCGGAGGGAAAGCTAGCGGAGGGAAAGCTTGCGGAGGGAAAGCTAGCGGAGGGAAAGCTTGCGGAGGGAAAGCTAGCGGAGGAAAGGCATGCGGAGGGACACCAGGTGGGACCCAGCCGCATAGAGGATAAGCACGTAGAGCCCAACCAGGTGGAGCACCCCAAGTCAGACGCAAAGGTAGACGCAAAGGCAGGCGCAAAGGCAGACGCAAAGGCAGACGCAAAGGCAGACGCAAAAGCAGACGCAAAGGCAGACGGAAACAACAAATACTTAGACCTGTTcatggggaaaaagaacCTGAACAAGGTCAGCAGCCCAAGTGACATTTTGAACGTACAACACGTTTCGCAGTTCTATGTAAAcacggaaaataaaattaaagactTATTCGAcatgaataaaaagaaggagtctccgaaaataaaagaaaaggaggaatcTCAGAAAAGCTTCCATTCCAGTGAAAATGCCTTTTTCCCCATGCACCTCTTCGGTGGCAGCAAAGTGAAAGAAGCACTGCCAACTCGTCTaggggatgcaaaaaatgaaagtgaATTAAGTTGCTCCCCCACATTTAGGGAGAACTCAAATAAGTACGACTTTGCTGGGTGCAAAAAGAAGTCCCTAAATAGTTTGTATTATGATAACAACCCAGCAGCAGAGGGGAATACAAAAGAGGAGGCAAAAGAGGAGACAATAGAGGAGGCAAAAGAGGAGACAAAAGAGGAGGCAAAAGAAATGGACAAACGTCAGGAGAAGTTGCACCCCAATTCGTCTGACGAAGACGCACAAATAAACGACGACGTGTGGAATGAGAAAATCGATTTCGAGAACTTCGATGTGGaggagttgtaa
- a CDS encoding hypothetical protein (putative), translating to MMKSIVSLLLLLAIAFTQMVRLQRTNDVPLINYQMVPSQRKKDPFCFENITRNFTRQYEAESGESPPEKETEDTPPSEKAEMGDQDEASNTFDVNGPIQLI from the exons atgatgaaatcAATCGTGTCGCTGCTTCTCCTGTTGGCTATCGCCTTCACCCAAATGGTTAGACTCCAAAGAACGAACGATGTCCCTTTGATCAATTACCAAATGGTCCCTTCGCAAAG AAAGAAGGATCCATTCTGCTTCGAAAATATTACAAGGAATTTTACACGTCAG TATGAAGCCGAGTCTGGGGAATCTCCCCCGGAAAAGGAAACTGAGGATACACCTCCCTCTGAAAAGGCAGAAATGG GTGACCAGGACGAAGCGAGTAACACCTTCGACGTAAACGGCCCTATacaattaatttaa
- a CDS encoding hypothetical protein (putative): NGIITYDDDDDDDDYSGAGRGGAGGPSSLHSGSPTEEHNKKKSKKFEKGQLKLRKMLEKIKNKKKKIKSPLEEEMTKIENKMKHCHDIRNEVAAISNSIIGNQDMHIEKFDCLFFIFRESLTKGRELQRRAAIGNGSTPPGAVNKRDEGTAPCADGKPNSDELERKVRYYKMVNALSCISICTVLKCVTPSYKIIGSENIPGGGRSTSEGNGEGSSSKGETNQRVNSNAAGGASKSLSKLMLSVNKIEQKIVHYFKQFCTILKENIRHNVTLFVNLLCEIVTVNLHLSRSERLFEYLTLYANIHTYSKKKHNVVAARRGALTKKGKTNMHLLCMKCLNTIKEIIDNDSNLSFTITLVDYFTNSLFKREQNVSPNLLRIFSQIRITEKKISAKLFSGEDVNDGGLVERKGDALRTKTKTNVCGELKIIEKNTERILDQLFLVYLCVLRGHKKHSVALVKNALQGIAHYALYVNKLLMDDVFAEVKALATGGEGSVGGVGRVGSVGGVGSVDRVDRVSRVDGVDLAGAAVPAPLRLTSARIFLEMINKVTEDSFYIDCSWVANTLLPLLDISLPYFHLGSLNFLVEHQHFVYSTFADFGKCIQSDPFSGERQNGRDMENAEWSNHGEGNQTGEVQMGFKNTSEKHNFCAELLYCIELLLKTKSFTSTHNTFKTNNNQLLARIVFELHNIAMHSDYVISFCILSVVKKILEKNPLVKSIVDKEGIVISSMNDNLSIFFSNFLFHSCFSDDVSSLALDISLYDSDESRNAILSSYISQHVRRKKDPNKVIHFNLSLSEPKIVYSDEFMKYPPPDEWDSESTQGVFKKLLPTPRDVTGLCFKKASFGKPPLLEKKAPLKFTGTSASVSVNHVPSYMLTAMDFVEIVFSPYEDFIRYFEMDFDRGEEDPHDPSVQRKKTHVGGSIKGGAVIKQHGRVNRRGIRKGRKKRHAGKSGNKAG, encoded by the coding sequence aatggaatAATCACGTatgacgatgacgacgacgatgatgattaCAGTGGGGCTGGAAGAGGAGGCGCAGGAGGGCCAAGTAGTCTCCATAGCGGTAGCCCGACCGAGGAAcacaataaaaagaagagtaaaaaattcgaaaagggACAACTGAAGCTGAGGAAAATgctagaaaaaataaagaacaagaaaaaaaaaattaaaagcccattggaggaagaaatgaccaaaattgaaaacaaaatgaaacactGCCATGATATCAGAAATGAAGTAGCAGCCATTTCGAATAGCATTATTGGGAATCAGGACATGCATATTGAGAAGTTCGACtgccttttcttcatctttagGGAAAGCTTGACGAAAGGGAGGGAGCTCCAGAGGAGGGCTGCTATCGGGAATGGCAGCACCCCCCCAGGCGCGGTAAATAAACGAGACGAAGGCACCGCCCCATGCGCGGACGGCAAACCGAACAGCGACGAATTGGAGAGGAAGGTCAGGTACTACAAAATGGTCAACGCTCTGAGCTGCATATCGATTTGTACGGTGCTCAAATGCGTAACGCCGTCATATAAAATTATCGGCAGTGAAAACatcccaggggggggaagaagcaccaGCGAAGGGAACGGAGAAGGTAGCTCTTCAAAAGGCGAGACAAACCAGCGTGTAAACTCTAATGCAGCGGGAGGAGCCTCGAAGAGCCTTTCCAAGCTGATGCTAAGTGTAAATAAGATAGAGCAAAAAATAGTGCACTACTTTAAGCAGTTTTGCACCATCCTAAAAGAAAACATCCGCCACAATGTAACTCTGTTTGTGAATCTGCTATGCGAAATAGTTACGGTAAATTTGCACCTGTCCAGAAGTGAAAGACTTTTTGAGTACCTCACGTTGTATGCAAATATACACACGTACTCGAAGAAGAAACACAACGTCGTCGCGGCGAGGAGAGGAGCACtcaccaaaaaagggaagaccaATATGCACCTCCTCTGTATGAAGTGCCTAAACACGATTAAGGAAATTATCGACAATGATTCAAACTTATCCTTTACCATAACGTTAGTGGATTATTTTACCAACTCTCTTTTTAAGAGGGAACAAAATGTGAGCCCGAACTTattaagaattttttctcagATCAGGATCACTGAGAAGAAGATCAgcgcaaaattattttctggTGAGGACGTAAACGATGGTGGGTTGGTAGAACGGAAGGGTGATGCATTGAGGACGAAGACGAAGACGAACGTTTGTGGGGAGTTAAAAATTATCGAGAAGAATACGGAAAGGATACTTGATCAGCTTTTTTTAGTTTACTTGTGTGTTTTAAGGGGTCACAAGAAGCACTCCGTCGCCTTGGTGAAGAACGCCCTGCAGGGTATAGCTCATTATGCGCTTTACGTGAATAAGCTCCTAATGGATGACGTGTTTGCGGAGGTGAAGGCGCTGGccacggggggggaaggaagcgttggcggtgttggAAGGGTTGGAAGCGTTGGCGGGGTTGGCAGTGTTGACCGTGTTGACCGTGTTAGCCGCGTTGACGGTGTTGACCTCGCTGGCGCCGCCGTGCCGGCGCCCCTGAGACTCACCTCCGCGCGCATTTTTCTCGAAATGATAAACAAAGTAACGGAGGACAGCTTCTACATCGACTGCTCCTGGGTGGCGAATACCCTGCTGCCCCTCCTGGACATATCCTTGCCCTATTTCCACCTGGGCTCCCTGAACTTCCTCGTCGAGCACCAACATTTTGTATACAGCACCTTCGCCGATTTTGGAAAGTGCATCCAAAGTGATCCCTTCTCAGGGGAAAGACAAAACGGGAGAGACATGGAGAATGCGGAATGGAGTAACCATGGAGAGGGAAACCAAACAGGGGAAGTACAGATGGGGTTCAAAAACACAAGCGAGAAACACAACTTTTGCGCAGAGCTGCTGTACTGTATTGAATTGCTCctaaaaacaaaaagctTCACAAGTACCCACAACACTTTCAAGACAAATAACAATCAGTTACTAGCCCGCATCGTCTTCGAGTTGCATAACATTGCTATGCACTCAGACTATgtgatttctttttgtattctaagtgttgttaaaaaaattttggaaaagaacCCACTGGTCAAATCTATTGTAGATAAGGAAGGAATAGTGATCTCATCTATGAATGATaatttgtctatttttttttcgaactttctttttcattcctgTTTTTCTGATGACGTATCTTCCTTGGCGTTGGACATCTCTTTGTATGACTCTGACGAGAGTAGGAACGCCATTTTGAGTAGCTACATAAGTCAGCACGtacggaggaagaaggaccCAAATAAAGTGATCCATTTTAATCTCTCCTTGAGTGAACCCAAAATTGTATACTCGGACGAATTTATGAAGTACCCCCCCCCGGATGAATGGGATAGTGAATCAACCCAAGGTGTCTTCAAGAAGTTGCTTCCTACCCCCCGTGATGTAACTGGTTTGTGTTTTAAGAAGGCTTCTTTTGGGAAACCTCCTTTACTTGAGAAGAAGGCCCCTCTCAAATTCACCGGCACAAGTGCGAGCGTATCGGTTAACCACGTCCCTTCATATATGCTCACCGCGATGGACTTTGTcgaaattgttttttccccctacgAGGACTTTATCAGATATTTTGAAATGGACTTCgacaggggggaagaagaccCCCACGATCCAAGTGTCCAACGCAAGAAGACTCACGTGGGGGGAAGCATCAAAGGGGGGGCGGTCATCAAACAACACGGTAGGGTAAATCGAAGGGGCATTCGAAAGGGGCGGAAGAAGCGCCACGCGGGGAAGAGCGGCAACAAGGCAGGTTGA